One Rhizobium sp. NRK18 genomic window carries:
- a CDS encoding FAD-dependent monooxygenase: MTIKSVLIAGAGIAGLTAALAMARAGISSRIIEQAVDLQEVGAGLQISPNASRLLADVGVLSRLESVWLEPEAINLVSGQSLATLASVPLGAAGRRRWGAPYGVLHRATLQKALVEAVRDNTLCRLELGHRLEPETLEAAMAESGAALLIGADGVWSRVRSRVPGAPVPRFSGNVAWRFVVPADQAPEVLRRDSVTALLGPSAHLVCYPLKEAGGFNLVAITSGINPGETWNAPSDPAGRALMESAFRSWHGTIRKLLGDAERPVFWPLNEVGSGRWQNGVDTVLIGDAAHAMMPFAAQGAAMAIEDAFELAALVARLQPVPALATFESRRRERATKLSRRAAFNKFAYHATGPVRIGRDLILSMRSPQSLAGDLDWIYGYRIGG, from the coding sequence ATGACCATCAAATCCGTATTGATCGCCGGCGCCGGCATTGCCGGCCTGACCGCGGCGCTCGCAATGGCGCGCGCCGGCATTTCCTCGCGCATCATCGAGCAGGCAGTCGACCTGCAGGAGGTCGGCGCAGGATTGCAGATTTCGCCAAACGCATCGCGGCTTCTGGCCGACGTCGGCGTTCTCTCGAGGCTGGAAAGCGTGTGGCTGGAACCGGAGGCGATCAACCTGGTCTCCGGCCAGTCGCTGGCGACACTGGCAAGTGTGCCGCTAGGAGCTGCCGGTCGCCGCCGCTGGGGCGCACCCTATGGCGTTCTGCACCGCGCGACGCTGCAGAAGGCGCTTGTCGAAGCCGTGCGGGACAATACGCTGTGCCGGCTGGAGCTCGGCCATCGGCTGGAACCTGAAACGCTTGAGGCCGCGATGGCGGAGAGCGGCGCCGCCCTCCTTATCGGGGCGGATGGCGTATGGTCGCGGGTCAGAAGCCGCGTTCCCGGCGCGCCCGTGCCGCGTTTTTCCGGCAATGTCGCCTGGCGCTTCGTCGTGCCGGCCGATCAGGCGCCGGAAGTCCTGCGTCGCGATTCGGTAACCGCCCTGCTCGGACCCTCGGCGCACCTCGTCTGCTATCCGCTGAAGGAAGCCGGCGGCTTCAACCTCGTCGCCATCACCTCCGGCATCAATCCCGGCGAAACGTGGAACGCGCCCAGCGATCCGGCCGGCCGCGCCTTGATGGAGAGCGCATTCAGGAGTTGGCACGGCACGATCCGCAAGCTCCTCGGCGACGCCGAACGGCCCGTCTTCTGGCCATTGAACGAGGTTGGCTCCGGCCGCTGGCAGAATGGCGTCGACACCGTGCTGATCGGGGATGCGGCGCATGCGATGATGCCGTTTGCCGCACAGGGGGCTGCCATGGCGATCGAGGATGCGTTCGAACTCGCCGCCCTGGTTGCCCGCCTGCAGCCGGTCCCGGCACTGGCGACCTTCGAAAGCCGCCGCCGCGAGCGGGCCACAAAACTGTCGCGCCGGGCCGCCTTCAACAAGTTCGCCTATCACGCGACCGGTCCTGTCCGTATCGGCCGGGACCTCATCCTCTCCATGCGATCGCCGCAGTCACTTGCCGGAGATCTCGACTGGATCTACGGCTACCGGATCGGGGGCTGA
- a CDS encoding zinc-finger domain-containing protein: MAGHSIPHFQNDGGYREIQIGVKEFMCTGASVPFDHPHIFIDMGDDNEKVCSYCSTLYKYNPALKADETVPAGCTFHMNAA; encoded by the coding sequence ATGGCCGGCCACTCAATTCCGCACTTCCAGAACGACGGCGGATACCGCGAAATCCAGATCGGCGTGAAGGAGTTCATGTGCACGGGCGCGTCCGTTCCCTTCGACCATCCGCACATCTTCATCGACATGGGCGACGACAACGAGAAGGTCTGTTCCTACTGCTCAACGCTCTACAAGTACAATCCGGCGCTGAAGGCGGACGAAACCGTTCCGGCCGGCTGCACCTTTCATATGAACGCCGCCTGA